From Tachypleus tridentatus isolate NWPU-2018 chromosome 8, ASM421037v1, whole genome shotgun sequence, a single genomic window includes:
- the LOC143258648 gene encoding uncharacterized protein LOC143258648 isoform X3 gives MKLFTLKTTNGSKAFCSELCFTQCRRASFKKNKVCDWCKHVRHTVNYVDFQDGEQQLQFCSDKCLNQYRMNIFCKETQAHLQMHPHLKEAACKISTSGSMNLITPELWLQDCKTPGFTNGHGPKSSETMEDRDTPPAERNKRTTSSTPFSLSASGNSSFRENEIPIRQSSKGKEQDKPRRSTRSSTKHNCETTLTPSHRHTVRSPSITTHSPPSMSLHSSLLNGPCSTVNSHPTHPPSNVPPPLPFGPDHVRPQMISPSMYPSPLNLMAQQQMEALFRMQHGLGIRPSLAPLPVPPSLMPPIPPLSQTSVPCSFPSPQPHLLPHTQTHNSSSSHLFPPVTVMVPCPIPFPIPIPIPIFLPLSPKLWEKAKSQFSSGENECQPQTSLTESLGKLPNNKNDKTTKTTEVSSTKRVDSVITKLVSEQRIPYSSTYSNTLRLSPGGTDNVSHFSSRITQLVRRGEKSFDESTSRCRSLETVSTDDDNFTSEDSELGALGTSRLDASPVYSYSFSNVTLRDEDDRLNVDQSANCSNSVVKPISLKQKRPSPDSVNSTSTYKRKCIQDNSPK, from the coding sequence ATGAAGCTTTTTACTTTGAAAACAACCAATGGCAGTAAAGCATTTTGTAGCGAACTCTGCTTTACTCAGTGTCGAAGAGCTTCTTTTAAGAAGAACAAAGTCTGTGATTGGTGTAAACATGTACGACACACTGTTAACTACGTCGACTTTCAGGATGGAGAACAACAGCTCCAATTCTGTAGTGACAAGTGCTTAAACCAGTACAGAATGAATATATTTTGCAAAGAGACCCAAGCTCATCTCCAAATGCATCCACATTTGAAAGAAGCTGCCTGTAAAATATCAACTAGTGGCTCAATGAACCTGATTACTCCTGAGCTTTGGCTTCAAGACTGCAAAACACCAGGTTTCACAAATGGTCATGGTCCCAAGAGCTCAGAGACAATGGAGGATCGAGATACTCCACCAGCAGAAAGAAATAAAAGGACGACGTCTTCCACTCCATTTTCCCTCAGCGCCTCAGGAAACTCCTCTTTCAGAGAGAATGAAATACCAATTCGGCAGTCTTCCAAAGGGAAAGAACAAGATAAACCACGTCGATCTACTCGTAGCTCAACAAAACATAATTGTGAAACAACACTCACACCGTCCCATCGTCACACAGTGCGCTCTCCAAGCATCACAACTCACAGCCCACCCAGTATGAGTCTTCACAGCAGCTTGTTAAACGGTCCTTGTTCAACAGTCAATTCCCACCCAACTCACCCTCCTTCGAATGTGCCTCCTCCTCTCCCTTTTGGTCCTGATCACGTGCGGCCTCAAATGATTTCTCCCAGCATGTATCCGTCACCCCTAAATTTAATGGCTCAGCAACAAATGGAAGCTTTGTTTCGAATGCAGCATGGATTAGGGATCAGACCGAGTCTCGCGCCACTTCCTGTTCCTCCCAGTTTAATGCCACCCATTCCACCCTTGTCACAAACTAGTGTGCCCTGCTCGTTTCCGAGCCCTCAGCCTCATCTACTTCCTCACACTCAAACACACAACTCCTCCTCATCTCATCTCTTTCCTCCAGTGACAGTGATGGTTCCTTGCCCTATTCCTTTTCCTATTCCTATACCTATTCCTATTTTTCTTCCTCTTTCACCTAAACTTTGGGAGAAAGCTAAATCTCAATTTTCAAGCGGAGAAAACGAGTGTCAACCTCAAACGTCTTTAACAGAGAGTTTGGGTAAGCTTCCAAACAACAAAAACGATAAGACCACAAAAACAACTGAAGTTTCTTCTACCAAAAGAGTTGATTCTGTGATAACGAAACTGGTATCTGAGCAGCGGATTCCTTACTCGAGCACGTACTCAAACACTTTACGACTAAGTCCAGGAGGAACAGATAATGTCTCTCATTTTTCAAGCAGAATTACACAGTTGGTTCGTCGAGGAGAAAAATCGTTCGATGAATCCACATCCAGATGCCGTTCTCTCGAAACAGTAAGTACGGACGATGATAATTTTACATCAGAGGACAGCGAATTAGGCGCTTTGGGCACTTCTCGCTTAGACGCCAGTCCTGTTTATTCCTATTCCTTTTCTAACGTCACTCTCAGAGACGAAGACGATAGATTGAATGTGGATCAATCTGCAAATTGCTCTAACTCGGTTGTTAAACCAATCTCTCTTAAACAAAAGCGACCATCTCCAGACTCTGTGAATTCAACTTCCACGTACAAAAGAAAATGTATACAAGACAATTCACCAAAATAA